GAGGTGGGGTACTCGGTGGTCAGGACCCCGGAGACGCTCTGCGCGGCGTCGGTGAGCAGCCCGGCCAGTTCGGTGCGGGCCAGGGGAGTGCGGTCGGCGGTCATCGCTGGGGGGCCTTTCGGGAGGCGGCGGGAGCGGAGAGGCTGGCTGCCGCCGGTGCGGTGGCCGCGAGGGACGCGGTCTGGTCGACCGTGTGGGGGGATCGGGATCGGGCTGCCTGGACTCGGGCCTCGGCCGCCGGGTCGGTGTCGGCGGGTTGGTTGAGGTCGGTGCGGTTGGTGCGGTGTTGGGCCGTGCGGTAGACCGCGTAGTCCTCCCGGGCACCGGCCGCGACGAGGTAGATCTCGCGCTTGTGGGTCGAGGTGTGCGGGGCCGGGCGGAACTGGATGACCATCCGGTAGGAGACGGCCGGATCGACGTACACCTTGTGGAAGCCTGCGAGGCGGCCGGTCAGCGGCAGGCAGTCGTCGCTGCCGTGAACGAGGTTCTGCAGTTCCAGCAGCGCCAGGTCGCGGATGTCGTCGGGGAGTTCGCGCAGGTCCGCGATGGCATCCGGGTGCGCGGCGAAGGCGAAGCGGGCGCGGCTCACATCGGCCTCCCAGGGCTCGGGCGCTGGGCCGTTCCTGCCGACGGCACGTTGCCCGTGTCGAGGCCGGCTTTCGGGATCGCGGAGGCACCCGCTGACCGGGTGAGCGCGGCGCGGGTCAGCCGGGCGGCGGCCTCACCGCGGTAATCCGGCGGCTGCGGCAGCGGACTGCTGCGGTCTTCCAGCCAGTGCCGGGCGGCGGCCTCATCGGCGAAGGCGCCCTCGCGCATCGTGTACGTGTGGGCGTCGTGGTTCCCCTCTTCGAGGAAGACACGAATCGGTGCCTGAGCGGCGCTGGAGTCACGGGTCAACGTCCACGTCTCGCACGGGGCGAAGTCCGAGGTCCAGCTGTCGAGGACCTTGTATCGAGAGCCTGACTCCCGGATCTGCTGCTCGATCCAGAGCGTGAGATCGTCGGCGGGCTTCATGAAGTCCCCGCCGGCCTGTGCGATCCGCTCGGGCGGGCAGCCACGCTCGATCAGCCAGTTCTGGGCGAAGGCCAGACTGGAGTGGTTCGCGGTCTCGAAGGTGAACGTGCGCTCGTGCAGATCCCGCGTGATCTCGACGGCAACGAGCTGTGGCTCGCCGGGCACACCCCAGGTCACCGAACCGTCGTGGGCGACGAGGTAGCTGTGCGACCCCTCCGGGGTGGTGTGGTGCTCGGCCAGCACGGTCAGGTCTCCGGCCCAGAGACTGCTCTCGGCGAGTTCGGAGACGGCGTCGGCGGGCTCGAACTCGTCGAGGCGGAAGTCGAGTTCGGTGGTCACCGGGTGGCTCCCGCCAACTCGGGCGCCGGGGTGGCCAGCACACGGTGGTTGGGCCGGGTCGGGCTCGTCGTGCATGCGGCGAAGGGGCCGTCGGGGGCACGGAGATGAACCAGGGCCTGGTCAAGGTGGTCGCGGTGCCACATCGAGGGACCGGACAGGCCGGCCTCGGCGTCAGTGAGCTGCTGCCACGCGAGCCAGAGCGCGTGCAGCCGGGCCACAGCCTCGGGATGCTCGTGCCACTGGTCGCACCACGGACGGGTGGTGCTGATCTCCCGTCCGTAGACCGGCAGGAACAGGTAGTTCACCCAGTCGCTGAGTGCGGCCAGTTCGACGGCGTACGCCTCGCCGCCCAAGGCGAGGATGAACACCGAGGCCGGGACGTCGGCCTTGTCGGCGTCGGCAGTGTCCGCGGTGGGGGTGTCGTCGGTGGGCTGAGGGGTGGAGACGGGCTCGGAGCCGAGGCGGTCGAGGATGACACCGTGCTGGCGTACCTCCGACATGGTCTTGGCGAGGGTGCTCGCGAGATCGTCGAGATCGCCGTCGGGAACGCGGAACGGCTCGGGGGCGGCCTTGCTGGGGTCGGACATGGCGGATCCAAGGGAGTGAGCGAGCAGGGCGGGGGCGAAGTGCGGCGCGCTCTTCTGGAGGTCACGGCGGTGCTCCGTTCGCAGGTCGGCATGAGCAAGAGGATGCGGAGATTCCGCGATTTGGTCCGGCCGGGGAAAGGCGGTAATGCAGCGCTACGGCGCGGTGCAGCGGGGGCAGCGGGGGAAGGGCGGTGCCAGCAACTGCAGGGCGCGGGCGGCCTGTTGGGGGACCACGCCGTTGCCGAGCGCGGTGAGCTGAGCCGGTCGGCCGAGTCCCGCAGTGGCGGTCACCCAGCCAGGGGCCAGGCCCTGCATCCACTCCACGAAGTCGGCGCGCAGGCGTCCGGCAGCGTCGGTGGGCGCCGGGGCGGGGCGGGTGAGGTTCTCCCATCGGGCGATGGCGGAGGCGTACGCTCCCCATCGCCCGTCGGTTCCTCGGCTCCCGGGTCCGCTTCCGCCCACAGCGGCAGGACCACCGCCGACAGGGGCGGGCGCTGGCCCTTGCCCGGACGGCGGCCAGGAGTGCCGGTGTCGCTCGTCCTCGGGGTGGGCAGCAAAGATGCTGCCGCGCTCGGCAGCGTCATGTCCCCGTTGCCGTGCCGCTGGTTCGGCGAGCCCTTGACCCCGTCGGACGCCTTCGGCGTGGGCAGTAGCCACTCCACCTCGTCGGCCAGGTTCGGGCCGTGGCCGCCGCTCTTCCTCTTCGACGGGTGCTGGGAGCCGCCGTTCTTGCCGATGTTGCTCGTCGGGGTCTTGAGCAGGGTGCTCGGCGGGCCAGGCGGTGAGGAAGGTCCGCTCGCGAC
The DNA window shown above is from Streptomyces sp. NBC_01451 and carries:
- a CDS encoding DUF4913 domain-containing protein; the encoded protein is MSDPSKAAPEPFRVPDGDLDDLASTLAKTMSEVRQHGVILDRLGSEPVSTPQPTDDTPTADTADADKADVPASVFILALGGEAYAVELAALSDWVNYLFLPVYGREISTTRPWCDQWHEHPEAVARLHALWLAWQQLTDAEAGLSGPSMWHRDHLDQALVHLRAPDGPFAACTTSPTRPNHRVLATPAPELAGATR